Part of the Aquimarina sp. MAR_2010_214 genome is shown below.
ATTAATTACCGCTTCAAAGGCTTGTTCAAACCCTGGTGTCCCCGGTCTAAGGCGACCTGTATCAGCTGTTTGTCTTGCAATAAGATGTGCTTGCTCTGGCAATTGACCAGCTAATGTTGCCTGGACGAAAGTACCTGCATATTGACCAAACCAAGTTTGATCATCTTTCCATTTTCTATTAACATTAATTCCAGTAAATCTTATATCATAAGAATCTCCTGCGTTTTCATCAGTTAAATACCCTCTAACAAAAAAGTTGTTGTTCTTAAATTCTAATTTATGCTGTTGTAAGAAAAAATTACGAATCGAATATCGATTTGCTCCCTGATAAATTGTAGTTCCTTTACCTATTTTTCCTTTATAAATAACTTCAAAATCATTAGCAAATGGTCTATAGTGTAATGCTGCATCAAATTTTATACTTTCTGCTTTATTAGCATTTAAGTCTTGCTCATTATATCCCGTTCTACTAACGCTCTCATCTGGTAACAAGTTTTCGGCTCCTGCTGGTAGAACCCCTCTATTTACAAGAGCTTCTCCTACACCTCTTATATTTGTACTTACCTCATCACCATACACATTAAGACCATCATAATTAAGGTCTGACCTATCGGTATCAGGATTTAAAACATTAACAGTGTTAGTTGCAAACCAATCTGTACCTCGCAGATACGAGAAATTAGCTTTTGCTGCGAATTTCTCTGAAAACTTATGCGCAACTCTGATTCCGTAATCATAAAACTCATTATCTCCTGCCGCTTCTTGCGAGGTAATTCCACCTTTAAAATATGCACTAATTCCATGATGATCAAATGGATTTTTGCTTGTCATAAACAGAATTCCATTAAAAGCATTCGCTCCATACAATGCAGAAGACGCTCCTGGCAATAATTCTACACTATTAACATCTAGCTCTGTCATCCCCAACAGGTTTCCTAATACGAAATTAAGAGCAGGTGCTGAATTATCCATTCCATCTACCAATTGAACGAAACGAGTATTCGAAAATGCTGCAAATCCTCTGGTATTAACAGATTTAAACGTTAAACTATTTGTATTAACATCAACTCCTTTAAGATTTTCCAATCCATCATAGAAATCTACTGAGGGCGTGTTTTTAATTTCTCTAATTCCGAAACGCTCAACACTTACTGGTGATTCGAAGATACGCTCTGGTGTTCTGGAAGCAGAAATAACTACTTCGTCAAGTTCTGTACCCGCTTTTAATACAATAGTTAAGTCTGCAGTTTGAGAAGATATTTCTATTGATGAGGATTCAAACCCTACAGAACTGGCTATTATTGTAAAAGGGGGTGATTCCTGAACTGTTAAAGTAAAAATACCGTCAAAATCTGTTACTGTTCCCGAAGAGGAGTTTTTTAACGTGATATTTGCTCCTGGAATGGGCTGACCGCTATCATCTACTACCTTTCCGCCAATTGTTGTTTGTGCAGTAGCAACAATGCATACCATCATCATTATTACTAATGTAATTTTTTTCATGCCCCTAAAAATTTAATAGTTATGATAACAATATACGTTTTTTCCATAATTTCTCAGCAAAATCAACAAACCTTTGTGATTTCATTACCAAAAACCCATCACGTAACATTATCATCATTTCATAGTTTTTATTTTTCATTCTATCTCTATCAAAAACTAAAAACCCTATCTGAAAATTTTCAGATAGGGTTACAGTATTATAATCGATCTCTATATAAGAGTATTAGTTATTCTACAGTTACAGATTTTGCAAGATTTCTTGGTTGATCTACGTTTTTATCCAACATTACAGCGATATGATATGATAATAATTGTAACGGTATTGTTGTAAGAAGAGGTGTCAAAAATTCTTCTGTTTCTGGTATTTCTATGACATGATCAGCAAGTTCCTTAACAGTAACATCTCCTTCTGTAACGATCCCGATAATCTTTCCTTTTCTAGATTTAATTTCCTGAATATTACTTACCACTTTATCATAGTGTCCTTTTTTGGTCGCTATTACAACAACTGGCATTTGTTCATCAATTAATGCAATCGGACCATGTTTCATTTCTGCTGCCGGATATCCTTCTGCATGTATATATGATATCTCCTTCAATTTTAAAGCTCCTTCTAAGGCAACAGGAAAATTATACCCTCTACCTAGATACAGGAAGTTTTTTGCATCTTTATATGTATCTGCAATAAACTTAATATGATCATTAGATTCTAATGTCTTTTTAACTTTTTCTGGA
Proteins encoded:
- a CDS encoding TonB-dependent receptor domain-containing protein, which produces MKKITLVIMMMVCIVATAQTTIGGKVVDDSGQPIPGANITLKNSSSGTVTDFDGIFTLTVQESPPFTIIASSVGFESSSIEISSQTADLTIVLKAGTELDEVVISASRTPERIFESPVSVERFGIREIKNTPSVDFYDGLENLKGVDVNTNSLTFKSVNTRGFAAFSNTRFVQLVDGMDNSAPALNFVLGNLLGMTELDVNSVELLPGASSALYGANAFNGILFMTSKNPFDHHGISAYFKGGITSQEAAGDNEFYDYGIRVAHKFSEKFAAKANFSYLRGTDWFATNTVNVLNPDTDRSDLNYDGLNVYGDEVSTNIRGVGEALVNRGVLPAGAENLLPDESVSRTGYNEQDLNANKAESIKFDAALHYRPFANDFEVIYKGKIGKGTTIYQGANRYSIRNFFLQQHKLEFKNNNFFVRGYLTDENAGDSYDIRFTGINVNRKWKDDQTWFGQYAGTFVQATLAGQLPEQAHLIARQTADTGRLRPGTPGFEQAFEAVINDPNLLTGSKFQDASQLKHVDVNYNLSHIIGDIADIQVGGSFREYKLNSSGTIFTDFDGPIRYSEYGAYTQIQKKFADERLKATGSVRYDKSELFEGNISPRLSIGYTLGAERNHNIRASVQTGFRNPTTQDLYIGLDVGRAILVGSANDNLDRDVRTFDDLSGAGETIVGSDSVTITGRAAYENSFSANSVTNGTPEASNASLVEPEKITALEVGYRGKVKKLIIDLSGYYNQYKDFISSENVIVPLYGQVGDGTLSLLALQNDDFKVYQAYTNSDVDIKSFGATIGVNTRIPGDFDLGVNYTYAEQDFDKDKDPDFVTNFNTPKHKVKATFGHANLFENFGFNASYRWSDSYFWEASFGNGNIPSFSVIDAQINYKIPKLKTTLKVGATNIGGDEYFTAFGTGFIGSQYYISLSINNL